In Euphorbia lathyris chromosome 2, ddEupLath1.1, whole genome shotgun sequence, the sequence TTAATATTGGGTCATGCTGGTTAAGCTTTGGTGTTGTGTTTAATGACATCGTTGATCTCTTCTGTGGTGTGTTCTCAAAACGTATTGCTGGAAACTTTTCGGTTAGAGATGGTGAAGTAATTGACATTTGAGAGGCTCTCAGCAGGATCAAACTCAAAAGTTTTAGTGGTGTGTAaaagttttatttttagtaaCAGTACTAACATTTCTCTGTCCATTTGTTAATTAAAGCCAacaataaaatgtaaaaatttgtattttttatttaaaaggaaaaaaaggaaTATATACATATCATTATGATTTAAATATTCTTAATTAATCCCAAAGAATGACTATACAACGAAGATAAGTTACATTctacaaaattaataattaatgagGTAACTAGTGTAGTCAGTAGTGTTCATATCAAAGCTTTGGCTTCCACccctaacttttttttaatacgaataaataaaatattgaaCTTTTCTTTAATTTGTTAGACATGATATATTTGAGATATGTCTATTATACTATGAAAGAAATAACAAAATCTATGGAATATGAATGTAACTTAtcttattatttaaaaaaattatcgtACTTAATTTTAATATCATTTTCCCCCAATCTTCAGTGTTAGTATTAGATAGCAAAAACTATTACAATATTTAAACTTATATGTGATACATACATATAGTATAAATTTACTAGTCAAAGTTGCTAGTGCTAAAGGCAGACCTACAACTCTAAAGAGATTATAAGCTTTTCACTATCTTTAAATGCTTGCTTGCACCATCAAATTGAAATTACCACTCCTCCAACGTCTCTTCTTCGACATTACCTGAAAATATCAACATTTTTACACAAATCAAAATTAAcacatttaattataaatagagCATGATATAAATCGGTACTGCTTCCTTTATCTCCGTCCGTCTCCATCTAGATAAAGAATTTTCATCATTTATGAAATGAACAAAAGATTTAACAAACTTACATTACTCGACGAGAAAGGAGACGTGAGAGGGGGGAGAGAGGCACGACGGGATGCCTTTCCAGGTTCAGTCAAGTGACGAATTTCCCGAAGATGGCTCGTTATATCTTCTAATATTTGTACCTGATTAATCTTTTCTCTTCCTCTCGTACTCTTACTGAAATTCAGCTTCTCTCTCCCTTCGTGCACAAATTTCAACTTCTCTCTTAGCCAACATATCTCGTTGTCGATTCTGAACCTTTCTACATCAAATGAAGACATGGATTTTCTCCTCATTTCTGATCGCCACGATTTACTTTTACCGGTTGGTGGTAATCCGGCCGAAATAATCACCGGACTAGTGTTTGTTGTTTTCACTGTACTACTGTTTGATGAAGTGGAAGGAGAATTCGTCGGAATTGGAATCGGAATAGGAATCATCTTACTGGTAGTCTTCTCTTCTTCCACAGAAACAATGCATTTATCATCAATTACATGAACATCATGAATTATTCCTTTATTTTGATTTTCAATTTCATCCGAAATATTTAACTCAATTATCTCTGTGATTACAGCACTGCTATTCCTTGACGGTTCACTTTCTTCTATAACTGTAGATCTATTATCATCTTCGATCAATTTCATAACTGGAAAATCTTCGGAGTTGATGTTCTGTTGTGGCATCACCACCACCGATTCGTCGTCGCTTAAGTATAAAGTGAAGTCTCCCTTAGCCAAGGCAGCGGCGGCGGCGCTGGATGTATCAGCTTCGAGAAATTGTTCGTTGGACATCAATTGCCGGTAGGCTTCAACTTCTTTTTCTAGAAAAAACTTTTCCTTCTCTCTCCTTACTAAAATCTCTTTAAGTATGTccatttcttcttcatcataTGCATATCTGTGTTCCACAATCCTCTGTCTCTGCCTCGATTCCATCTCAATCGAAGCTTTTTCTTCTTGTAATCGGAGAATCATCGCCATTGCCTCATCGGCAGCCGTAGAAGCGGCgcttctttctttctctaatTCCACGTATAAAACAGATCTCGCCGCATGCTCTTCTTCTAGCGCTTCTTGTAACAATCTTATCGTATGCTTAGGATTGTTATCCATTGCATTTTGATCATCAATTGGTTCGTTCTCATCCACCGATTCACTCAAATCAAATCCATGAGAAATTTTCCGCTTCGATCCAATGTCCAACAAACCTTCCTTCCCATCTACAATTTCATCATttaataattcaatttttgtggAAATGCAAGAAATTAAGAGTTCAGATTATGAAGAAATTAATCAGTACCTCTAAAATTAGCATCATCCTTGAAACTATCAGCTGTGTCTTCCGCTAATCTAGTGACGGAAGGAGGAGGACTTTCGTCGGAACATAAGGATCTATTAGAAAAATTCCAAGGTAATTTCCGGTTATCATTAACACTACCTCTTTTCCGGCGTCTAAGGTTATTGTGACTTCTTGATCTACGGTTGgggaattttttttctttaaaatccGGCAAGTTTATTGCACCTATTACAAATCCTTTTTCTTTCATCTTGGCCAAATCTTCCGTCCTATCTGAAGATGACAAGCAGGAGGCAGCCTCATCGCCGGGTTCATGTTTTCCATTCCTTCCCTCAGGGAGATTGCAGTTCCAGGAAGAATGGAAAGGGAATTTGTTCTTGACAGAGCATTGAACGAAGGATATTTTATGAGCAGGGAGACGGAGCAATTGGGATTGCAAGCAGTTTTGGCCGTTGGAATTCCCGAATAAACCATTACAAGAACAGGGAAGATTCAATCCGAACAAGGAAAGGAATGCGGAGGCGAAATAAGCAAGTGTTGATGCAAATAAAAGAAGGGTTGCAATAGCAAGATCAAGAAATGCACCCACAAGTTCACTAAACGTCCAATTACGAATTGCATGGCACgacatttttctttctttttctttattgtcCAATTTCTTGATTATGATTAAGTGGATCAAACTGATTGATGAACACAGGTTTTTCTATTGTTTGGCGTTGGTCAGCAATTTTTGCATTTAGACTATTCACTGAAAACTAGGGAAGTTTTTACCTAATTCTTTGATGGGTTGGGAGGAAAGAAAAGTAAAAAGTTacagtttttcggtttttgtaTCATTTCTTTAGAACCCCTAGTTTTTTACGGTTAATTTTGTTGGTGAATTCTCGGGCAGAATATACATATTGATAGGTTTTCCACAACAAATTGgttggtaaaaaaaatataaagaaaatgCACAAGAAATTGTGAGACCTTGACTTTTTAAGTATGGTTTGATACATCATGTATCTCATAAACTTGATTACCCTTAAACTTTCAAAACGTCCTGATAACTCCcttaacttgtataaaatattcagttaaccTCCTAaatttgcgtaaaatataatcaattaattatttagttgtaaaaaaaagtaaactgcatgcggaagatgtattgcacgcaccttaaaaaataaaacgatCAAGATCGGGatatgcggttctaatattaaaaaaagataaGTTTTAGAGTTAAACAATTAAAAACTTGTTTTTCAATCTAtgatgtgaattatgtaataacattctaaaatgtGTGCAACGCATACCCCGACTTTGGATAAGTTgcatgcaatacatcttccgtatttaacttacttttttttttttgcaactgagtgattaattaattacattttacgctATTTCAAGGGTCTAACTGGACGCTTCATGCAAGTTGAGAGAGTTACCGatacactttgaaagtttagagaACTAATTAAGTTTTTTGAACAATTTCTAAgcacaaatgatatattaagcccgAAGTTATTGAttatccataaaaaaaaatgttattgaTTCTGTTAGCTAATAACTGTTTGCGGTTGTAGTAAGTtgtttgttattgttgttaggtgtttgttattagctgtttaattattagtatttaataaaattatattaaactgttgttgttaatatttaaaatgtctaatatgtacatgttttaaattaatcaataaaaaaattataacataaaaaatacaTTATACAAAGCTTAATGAGATTCGTCTGACATATTTAAGTGTATTctctttaattaaattttgttgTGTAATTTAAACTTGAGATCTCTAAGTTAGGTTGAGACGTTTAACCACTCGAAAcaacattattttttttggtagtaaaagaaaagaaaaagacaaacaaaaaagCCAAAAAAAACCTAACCCAAGATTAGTCTAGGAAAACTAACCCTCACCACATCatccaaaagaaaagaagacaaGAACTCAAGAGGTGAAGAGAAGGTTGAGACTCCCAACATCCTCACATGGCCCTTAGCCGCAAGATGGTCTGCTACCCGATTCTGCTCCCTGAAAATATGGCAGAAGCTGATggaatcaaaggaagagcaaacCCTTCTAATCCCTTTGATTAAATTCTGGCTACTTAAACAAATAGCATTATTATCAGAGATCATTCTGACAGCTTTGAGGTTGTCAGATTCCATAAGCAGCTTCTTGAAGCCCAGATTCATAGTCAGCATGAGGCcagaaaaaatcccccaaagctctgcagaaaaggaagaacccatacCCAAATTCTGAGCAAATCCAAACACCCAAGCACCACCAGCATCTCTCAGAacccctccagcagcaattttaCCGTCCTTTAGACAAGAACCATCTGTATTTAGCTTCACCACCCCTTCACTAGGCCTACTCCAGCCAAAGAGATGAATATCCTTCCTTTGGATAGACCTAGCTAAAGTACCCTCTTTGAAGCTATCTGTAATATTACAAAACTTTTTAGAGAAGAAATCCAACAAATTAGGGATAACAATAGtttctcctccaaaaatctcctcattcctccatttccaaatctggtgacaaACAACCGCAAATATGATAACACCATGCTCCAGATCGGCCAACAGCTTCCCACTAACACCATCTACAAACCAATCGAGATCAGAATGGGACAAGAAAGCAGACAACAACTGGTTAGGGAGAACTTTCCTCtacacctctttactcttagcacaatctctaagagcatggcaaatgGTTTCTTCATGCCCTTTGCATCTACTACATGCACCATACTCCACCAAATGACGTCTTTTTCTATTAgtattagtaagcaacctatttttAACACCAAGCCACagaaaactcctaatgcggtatgGAACTTTCAAGGCCCAAATATTTTTCCAAACTTCTAGGTGCGGAGTCTCCAAATTATGATTGAAAGCCTCAAAagcagatttacaagaataagcctCATTGTTTGTTAAAGACCAACAATGACTATCCCTATCTTCCTTTTTGCTACTAATTTTCACTCCTCTAATTTTCAGGAGCGTTTCCAGACTTAAGTAAGAGTCGAACCTCGACCAAAGCCAatcaccctcagaatccaccacatcagcaatccaCCAATTCTGAATTTCTAAATGCGGCGAGGAGTTACAGACTTCTAATAAAGGCTTTTTACCAATCCAGGTATCATTCCAAAAGCTAATAgatttaccattacccacatcccAACCAATCCTagagcaaaactctgaaaaCACAGCACTAAGGCATTTCCaaagaaaaaaacaattaataacTCTCTCCTTTGGACCCCCAAAAATCCTATCCTTTATATATTTCCCGCACAATAACCTAACCCAAAGAGAAGACGGAAGTTGCCACATCCTCCACAGAAGTTTCATTAATAGCACTTTTATTATTGTCACTGGCTTGTCTAATCCCCAAacctcccatatttttaggttgACAAACCTCTTCCTAGGGAACAAGGTGAATTTTTTCCCCTCCTCAGaatccccccacaggaaccgacgattgattttatcaagatcattaagaacaggctcaggCAGCCGACATACTTACGTAATATGATTAGGAATCACACAATTGACTgactgaatcaaagtaagaTGGTCCGCAAGAGAAAGggttttagctttccaattggcACATTTACTATTAGTTTTATCGAAAGTCTCTTTAAAGGAAGCTTTAGAAACTCTatcactgtggaggggaatcCCTAGATATTTACCCAAAGAATTAGTCAGAGGGATACCAAAAATCTCACTCAACCTTTTGCAGACTCTTTGACTCGTgtttttagaacacaacatcCGAGATTTTTGAATATTAAGCTTTTGACCAGAAGCAGAGCAGAAAcagttaaggatatccataatcatCCCCTGACCCAGATCCGAATAACTCGCCTCTCCCAATCCCTGCCGATCCCCTTCCTCCCACCTCCCTCTCCCCTTCCGCCCCCAAATCCACCCCGCAGCCTATCCCCTCAGCCAGATCCGGCCTCTCCACCAACAT encodes:
- the LOC136220928 gene encoding myosin-binding protein 3-like; this encodes MSCHAIRNWTFSELVGAFLDLAIATLLLFASTLAYFASAFLSLFGLNLPCSCNGLFGNSNGQNCLQSQLLRLPAHKISFVQCSVKNKFPFHSSWNCNLPEGRNGKHEPGDEAASCLSSSDRTEDLAKMKEKGFVIGAINLPDFKEKKFPNRRSRSHNNLRRRKRGSVNDNRKLPWNFSNRSLCSDESPPPSVTRLAEDTADSFKDDANFRGSTKIELLNDEIVDGKEGLLDIGSKRKISHGFDLSESVDENEPIDDQNAMDNNPKHTIRLLQEALEEEHAARSVLYVELEKERSAASTAADEAMAMILRLQEEKASIEMESRQRQRIVEHRYAYDEEEMDILKEILVRREKEKFFLEKEVEAYRQLMSNEQFLEADTSSAAAAALAKGDFTLYLSDDESVVVMPQQNINSEDFPVMKLIEDDNRSTVIEESEPSRNSSAVITEIIELNISDEIENQNKGIIHDVHVIDDKCIVSVEEEKTTSKMIPIPIPIPTNSPSTSSNSSTVKTTNTSPVIISAGLPPTGKSKSWRSEMRRKSMSSFDVERFRIDNEICWLREKLKFVHEGREKLNFSKSTRGREKINQVQILEDITSHLREIRHLTEPGKASRRASLPPLTSPFSSSNVMSKKRRWRSGNFNLMVQASI